A region of Streptomyces halobius DNA encodes the following proteins:
- a CDS encoding SGNH/GDSL hydrolase family protein: MRVRRCLGVGTLTLLLCAAGLPGGTAVAAAGTAAPTVPTAPTPLAAPSASAIPSTPSAPSAQHPPGSKPLARFFDNTAISDDSRPGAADFDGAGRSLSAQDLAAAGWTRGSVLTIDGTRLGWPRSAAGSPDNVVADRQAVTVTGRGNGLTFLVAGTGVGNGPDGGSDADGGSDASVSGTRTGSGMAVSGTGTVRYRDGSSSRYELTAPDWRSGPLSTKAVALPHINGEGGQTTETARLYAVTVPLRAGREVTSVVLPADPGPAGDLHVFAVSVRVNERGRTGSWAASTAGYRAVGPWQDRTLRLVVHTGAGGPRARIRLANTFAAAPVDIGAASVAVQDSGAAAQAAPVPLTFGRGHTGTRIPAGAEAFSDPVDFTVPAGTTLLVSIHLPGTVTAAPVHQKATQLSYVSAPGSGDRTGDRGGTAYPETMSFWPFLTGVDVEGGPGSVVALGDSITDGVKSTSGANRRWPDVLARRFQAQSRLPRYGVINHGISANRIVTDRYQGDGVSKDTGGVSAQHRLERDVLAQPAARTVIVFEGINDVRWGTAAGKVIDGLRAIARRAHERGLRVVAATIAPCEGYPDCTPAVEARRQAVNAFIRAHGGVFDAVLDFDAVLRDPQRPQRMLPVYDSGDHLHPGDAGLKALGDSVDLRALVPPERNS; the protein is encoded by the coding sequence ATGCGCGTACGACGATGTCTCGGGGTCGGCACCCTGACGCTGCTGCTCTGCGCCGCCGGTTTGCCGGGCGGCACCGCGGTCGCCGCAGCGGGCACGGCGGCTCCGACGGTCCCGACGGCCCCAACGCCCTTGGCAGCCCCTTCCGCCTCAGCGATTCCATCGACTCCATCGGCTCCATCGGCTCAACACCCGCCCGGTTCGAAGCCCTTGGCGCGCTTCTTCGACAACACGGCGATCAGCGACGACTCCCGGCCCGGTGCCGCCGACTTCGACGGTGCGGGCCGTTCGCTGTCGGCGCAGGACCTGGCCGCGGCGGGTTGGACGCGGGGCAGCGTACTGACGATCGACGGAACGCGGCTCGGCTGGCCGCGCTCGGCCGCCGGGAGCCCGGACAATGTGGTGGCCGACCGGCAGGCGGTGACGGTGACCGGGCGCGGCAACGGGCTGACCTTCCTGGTCGCGGGCACGGGGGTCGGGAACGGGCCGGATGGCGGGAGCGACGCGGACGGGGGGAGCGACGCTTCGGTCTCCGGGACGCGCACCGGAAGCGGCATGGCGGTCTCCGGAACGGGTACCGTCCGCTATCGCGACGGCTCCAGCAGCCGCTACGAACTGACCGCGCCCGACTGGCGGTCGGGGCCCCTGAGCACCAAGGCGGTGGCACTGCCGCACATCAACGGCGAAGGCGGGCAGACCACGGAGACGGCCCGGCTGTACGCGGTGACCGTACCGCTGCGGGCCGGGCGCGAGGTGACATCGGTGGTGCTTCCCGCGGACCCGGGCCCGGCAGGCGATCTGCATGTCTTCGCAGTATCGGTACGCGTCAACGAGCGGGGCAGGACGGGGAGTTGGGCGGCCAGCACGGCCGGCTACCGGGCGGTCGGGCCGTGGCAGGACCGTACGCTGCGGCTCGTCGTGCACACCGGTGCGGGCGGGCCGAGGGCGCGGATCCGGCTGGCGAACACCTTCGCGGCGGCGCCGGTCGACATAGGCGCGGCGAGCGTGGCGGTACAGGACTCGGGGGCGGCGGCCCAGGCCGCGCCGGTGCCGCTGACCTTCGGCCGGGGGCACACCGGGACCCGCATCCCCGCAGGCGCCGAGGCGTTCAGCGACCCGGTGGACTTCACCGTCCCGGCCGGTACCACTCTGCTGGTGAGCATCCATCTGCCGGGGACGGTAACGGCCGCGCCGGTGCACCAGAAGGCGACCCAGCTCTCGTATGTGAGCGCTCCGGGGAGCGGCGACCGCACCGGTGACCGCGGTGGCACGGCCTACCCGGAGACCATGTCCTTCTGGCCGTTCCTGACCGGCGTCGATGTCGAGGGAGGGCCGGGGTCGGTCGTGGCACTCGGTGATTCGATCACCGACGGGGTGAAGTCGACCAGCGGCGCGAACCGGCGCTGGCCCGATGTGCTCGCCCGCCGCTTCCAGGCACAGAGCCGGCTCCCCCGCTACGGCGTGATCAACCACGGCATCTCGGCGAACCGCATTGTCACCGACCGCTATCAGGGCGACGGGGTCAGCAAGGACACCGGCGGGGTCAGCGCCCAGCACCGGCTGGAGCGGGATGTACTGGCGCAGCCCGCCGCGCGGACCGTCATCGTCTTCGAGGGCATCAACGATGTGCGGTGGGGCACCGCGGCGGGCAAGGTCATCGACGGCCTGCGGGCCATCGCCCGGCGGGCACACGAACGCGGCCTGCGGGTCGTGGCGGCCACCATCGCGCCCTGCGAGGGCTACCCCGACTGCACCCCCGCCGTCGAAGCCCGCCGCCAGGCCGTCAACGCCTTCATCCGTGCCCATGGCGGCGTCTTCGACGCGGTGCTCGACTTCGATGCCGTACTCCGCGATCCGCAGCGCCCCCAGCGGATGCTGCCCGTCTACGACAGCGGCGACCATCTCCACCCCGGCGACGCGGGCTTGAAGGCACTCGGCGACTCGGTGGACCTCAGGGCGCTGGTGCCGCCGGAGCGAAACAGCTGA
- a CDS encoding exodeoxyribonuclease III, which produces MRIATWNVNSITARLPRLLAWLESTGTDVLCIQETKCSAEQFPHDELRELGYEAAINCNGRWNGVALLSKVGLEDVVCGLPGGPDYDGVQEPRAIAVTCGPARVWSVYVPNGREVGHAHYAYKLNWFEALKTAVAQDAAGSRPFAVLGDYNVAPTDEDVWDPAVFDGATHVTPAERAALSALREAGLTDVVPRPLKYDRPYTYWDYRQLAFPRNNGMRIDLVYGNEPFAKAVSDAFVDREERKGKGASDHAPVVVDLDV; this is translated from the coding sequence ATGCGCATCGCGACCTGGAACGTCAATTCGATCACCGCCCGCCTCCCGAGGCTGCTGGCCTGGCTGGAGAGCACCGGCACGGACGTGCTGTGCATTCAGGAGACCAAGTGCTCGGCCGAGCAGTTCCCGCACGACGAGCTGCGCGAGCTGGGCTATGAAGCCGCCATCAACTGCAACGGCCGGTGGAACGGCGTTGCCCTCCTGTCCAAGGTGGGTCTGGAGGACGTCGTCTGCGGCCTGCCCGGCGGTCCGGACTACGACGGCGTGCAGGAGCCCCGCGCCATCGCGGTGACCTGCGGCCCGGCCCGCGTCTGGTCGGTGTACGTCCCCAATGGCCGCGAGGTCGGCCATGCGCACTACGCCTACAAGCTCAACTGGTTCGAGGCACTGAAGACGGCAGTCGCCCAGGACGCCGCAGGCTCCCGCCCCTTCGCGGTCCTCGGCGACTACAACGTGGCGCCGACCGACGAGGACGTCTGGGACCCCGCCGTCTTCGACGGCGCCACCCATGTCACCCCGGCCGAGCGCGCCGCGCTGTCCGCGCTCCGCGAGGCGGGCCTGACGGATGTGGTACCCCGCCCCCTCAAGTACGACCGCCCGTATACGTACTGGGACTACCGTCAGCTCGCCTTCCCCAGGAACAACGGCATGCGTATCGACCTGGTCTACGGCAACGAACCGTTCGCCAAGGCCGTCTCGGACGCCTTTGTCGACCGCGAGGAGCGCAAGGGCAAGGGTGCCTCGGACCATGCACCGGTGGTGGTGGATCTGGATGTTTAG
- a CDS encoding MBL fold metallo-hydrolase, with the protein MELTKKTHACVRFRKDGQTLVIDPGLFSEEDAAVGADAILVTHEHMDHFDEQRLRSGMEANPAAEIWTLASVAEQISAAFPGRVHTVGEGDTFTAAGFDIEVHGQLHAVIHPDIPRITNVGYLLDGAVFHPGDALTVPEGRSVDTLLLPVHAPWNKVAEVIDYVREVAPRRAIDIHDSLLQDHARPVYDSMIDKLGGSDHGRLAPGTTTELG; encoded by the coding sequence ATGGAACTCACGAAGAAGACCCATGCCTGCGTCCGGTTCCGGAAGGACGGGCAGACGCTCGTCATCGACCCCGGTCTCTTCAGCGAGGAGGACGCGGCCGTCGGCGCGGACGCGATCCTGGTCACCCATGAGCACATGGACCACTTCGACGAGCAGCGGCTGCGGTCCGGCATGGAGGCCAATCCGGCCGCCGAGATCTGGACGCTGGCCAGCGTCGCCGAGCAGATCTCGGCCGCGTTCCCCGGCCGGGTGCACACCGTGGGGGAGGGGGACACCTTCACCGCAGCGGGCTTCGACATCGAGGTGCACGGACAGCTGCACGCCGTCATCCACCCCGACATCCCGCGCATCACCAACGTCGGATATCTCCTCGACGGAGCGGTCTTCCATCCGGGCGACGCGCTCACCGTCCCCGAGGGCCGCAGCGTCGACACGCTGCTGCTGCCGGTCCACGCCCCTTGGAACAAGGTCGCCGAGGTCATCGATTACGTCCGGGAGGTCGCGCCCCGCCGGGCCATCGACATCCACGACAGCCTGCTCCAGGACCACGCCCGGCCGGTCTACGACTCCATGATCGACAAACTGGGCGGGTCGGATCACGGCCGTCTCGCGCCCGGCACCACCACCGAACTCGGCTGA
- the pcaDC gene encoding bifunctional 3-oxoadipate enol-lactonase/4-carboxymuconolactone decarboxylase PcaDC, with translation MSEKTLQHRIDGPDDAPVLVLGASLGTTWHMWDRQIPELTRHWRVIRFDLPGHGGSPAHPASSIAELADRLVTTLDGLGVERFGYAGCSIGGAIGTQLALTRPHRVTSLALVSSSPRYGTADAWRQRGVVIRTNGLDPIARTAPEHWFTPGFAGAQPAIVEWAVQMVRTTDPGCYIAACEALASYDVRSSLGRVGVPTLVVVGSEDQVTPTTDARTLVAGVPDASLALVPGTSHLAPVEQPAAVTELLIRHFTTAWHDKPGPGTPAAIGAAAPKPQIGPPPPPQEAPAAIESGLAQPEHARGGTYEQGIKIRREVLGDAHVDRVEAASDAFTGDFQDFITRYAWGETWTRPGLDRRTRSVITLTALVARGHQEELALHTRAALRNGLTPMEIKEVLLHTAVYCGVPAANSAFAVAQRVIQEETTPEG, from the coding sequence GTGAGCGAGAAGACCCTGCAGCACCGGATCGATGGCCCCGACGATGCCCCCGTACTCGTACTGGGCGCCTCGCTCGGTACCACATGGCACATGTGGGACCGGCAGATTCCCGAGCTGACCCGCCACTGGCGCGTCATCCGTTTCGACCTGCCCGGTCACGGCGGCTCGCCCGCCCACCCGGCCTCGTCCATCGCCGAACTGGCCGACCGCCTGGTCACCACGCTCGACGGACTGGGTGTGGAGCGCTTCGGCTACGCCGGCTGCAGCATCGGCGGCGCCATCGGCACCCAGCTGGCCCTCACACGCCCGCACCGGGTCACCTCCCTGGCGCTGGTGTCCTCCTCGCCACGCTACGGAACCGCCGACGCCTGGCGGCAACGCGGTGTCGTCATCCGTACGAACGGGCTCGACCCGATCGCCCGCACCGCCCCCGAGCACTGGTTCACACCCGGCTTCGCGGGTGCCCAGCCGGCCATCGTCGAGTGGGCCGTCCAGATGGTGCGGACCACAGACCCCGGCTGCTACATCGCCGCCTGCGAGGCGCTCGCCTCGTACGACGTACGGTCCTCCCTCGGCCGGGTCGGTGTGCCCACGCTCGTCGTCGTCGGCTCCGAGGACCAGGTCACCCCGACCACCGACGCCCGTACCCTGGTCGCCGGCGTCCCGGACGCGAGCCTCGCGCTGGTGCCCGGCACCTCGCACCTCGCGCCCGTCGAACAGCCCGCGGCCGTCACCGAACTCCTCATCCGACACTTCACCACCGCCTGGCACGACAAGCCGGGCCCCGGTACGCCGGCCGCGATCGGCGCCGCCGCCCCCAAGCCGCAGATCGGGCCTCCGCCGCCCCCGCAGGAGGCCCCGGCCGCCATAGAGTCCGGCCTCGCCCAGCCGGAACACGCCCGTGGTGGCACGTACGAGCAGGGCATCAAGATCCGCCGCGAGGTGCTCGGCGACGCCCATGTCGACCGCGTCGAGGCCGCGTCCGACGCCTTCACCGGCGATTTCCAGGACTTCATCACCCGTTACGCCTGGGGCGAGACCTGGACCAGGCCCGGGCTGGACCGCCGCACCCGGAGCGTCATCACGCTCACCGCGCTGGTCGCCCGCGGCCACCAGGAAGAACTGGCGCTGCACACCCGCGCGGCGCTGCGCAACGGCCTCACTCCCATGGAGATCAAGGAGGTCCTGCTGCACACCGCGGTCTACTGCGGCGTCCCGGCCGCGAATTCTGCCTTCGCGGTGGCCCAGCGGGTGATACAGGAGGAGACGACGCCGGAGGGGTGA
- a CDS encoding DnaB-like helicase N-terminal domain-containing protein: MPEDFALPLHAALWQCLTSLVHRGDPVDPVTVRWEAQHRGLLTKDVAPADLMTLVSTQAGSPEYWGEKVLHRALLARAHTVAVRIQAFTDDPANTPHQLITGSRRALADLTSLRTRWQHATAPPPPTRPHASRTPAATRAGPPPTTAAPAARATR; this comes from the coding sequence ATGCCCGAGGACTTCGCCCTGCCCCTGCACGCCGCCCTCTGGCAGTGCCTGACCTCGCTCGTCCACCGCGGTGATCCCGTCGATCCGGTCACCGTGCGGTGGGAGGCCCAGCACCGCGGCCTCCTCACCAAGGACGTCGCCCCGGCCGACCTCATGACTCTCGTCTCGACGCAGGCCGGCTCACCCGAGTACTGGGGCGAGAAGGTCTTGCACCGCGCCCTGCTCGCCCGCGCCCACACCGTCGCCGTACGGATCCAGGCGTTCACCGACGACCCCGCCAACACCCCCCATCAGCTGATCACCGGCAGCCGCCGCGCCCTGGCCGACCTGACCTCCCTGCGTACCCGCTGGCAGCACGCCACCGCGCCCCCTCCCCCTACGAGGCCGCACGCATCGCGCACCCCGGCGGCCACCCGGGCTGGGCCGCCACCCACAACCGCCGCGCCCGCAGCCCGAGCCACCCGATGA
- a CDS encoding DUF317 domain-containing protein, translated as MGGRNAHLGRQHHHRHDESLTLRVLFDHDAESRDTKWTIAAYESPVSDRIWHATATAATPVEIVGTPSSTLWPAKTRGPPGWGPTSRRRPSPRPPAPWPTPAGRKQSKDVGSSGLRRTTTPPASSSTPSPPRNTTPAADLDHVGRQHPPPIHLGPALSPHTPAGLLQDIAAELAHGQSVRQTPHPRPASRQTSPSAQAPASCPPHPPGCSSRVLDACLLKNGPRCLSPDRWHPAPTRQHPSPLPLVGVGGASPPHGDLLVPRAVRAPTQTGPVRRAGATNG; from the coding sequence TTGGGTGGGAGAAATGCGCACCTAGGACGACAACACCACCATCGCCACGACGAATCGCTCACCCTGCGCGTCCTCTTCGACCACGACGCCGAATCCCGTGACACGAAATGGACCATCGCCGCCTACGAATCCCCCGTCAGCGACCGCATCTGGCACGCCACCGCCACCGCAGCCACCCCCGTAGAAATCGTGGGCACCCCCTCCTCGACACTGTGGCCTGCGAAGACCCGTGGGCCACCGGGCTGGGGACCAACGTCACGGAGAAGACCATCGCCGAGGCCACCCGCCCCCTGGCCGACGCCGGCTGGCCGCAAACAATCGAAGGACGTTGGATCCAGTGGACTCCGGCGGACGACAACGCCGCCGGCGTCCAGTTCGACGCCTTCGCCGCCCAGAAACACAACGCCCGCTGCCGACCTGGACCATGTAGGGCGGCAACACCCTCCACCAATCCACCTGGGCCCTGCACTTTCCCCACACACACCGGCCGGGCTGCTGCAGGACATCGCCGCCGAACTCGCCCACGGCCAATCCGTAAGACAAACTCCCCACCCACGTCCTGCCAGCAGGCAAACTTCGCCATCCGCCCAGGCGCCTGCCAGCTGCCCCCCTCACCCGCCGGGGTGTTCGAGTCGAGTGCTGGATGCATGCCTTCTGAAGAACGGGCCTCGATGCCTCTCGCCAGATCGGTGGCATCCAGCACCGACGCGTCAACATCCATCACCTCTGCCACTCGTTGGTGTTGGTGGTGCGAGCCCGCCGCATGGTGACCTCTTGGTACCCCGAGCCGTCCGAGCTCCCACGCAGACCGGGCCCGTGAGGCGCGCTGGTGCCACGAACGGCTAG
- a CDS encoding IS110 family RNA-guided transposase, translating into MIYCGIDRAERTHDVTLVDDTGMLVAKRHITDDAAGYKLLLELLAEHGDTEDSPIPVAIETSRGLLVAVLRTGKRKVYAINPLAAARYRDRHSVTRKKSDPGDALVLANILRTDIHAHRPLPDDSDLGRAIAVLARAQQDALWNRQQTANQLRSLLREYCPAALDAFATWTNGLCRPEARELLKTAPTPTRARRLTRSQLQATLKRAGRQRGIEAEADRLRDVFRAKGAHQPPLVEDALGQQRLTLLLQLDAACTAADQLAKAVEEAFPQHPDAEILLSFPGLGIQLAARMLAEIGDDRTRFADARGLKAYAGSSPITRASGKKSSITRRRVKNDRLSHAGYPWAFSAPNGSPGAKAHYRRRRDEHGDWHAAALRNLFNRMLGQLYHCLQRRELFDERTAFPTELAHAA; encoded by the coding sequence CTGATCTACTGCGGAATCGACCGGGCTGAACGCACGCACGACGTCACCCTGGTCGACGACACCGGCATGCTGGTGGCCAAGCGGCACATCACGGACGACGCTGCCGGTTACAAGCTGCTGCTGGAGCTGCTCGCCGAGCACGGCGACACCGAGGATAGCCCGATCCCGGTGGCCATCGAGACTTCCCGCGGCCTGCTGGTCGCCGTGCTGCGGACCGGGAAGCGGAAGGTGTACGCGATCAACCCGCTGGCCGCCGCACGCTACCGAGACCGCCACAGCGTCACGCGCAAGAAGTCCGACCCGGGCGACGCCCTCGTCCTGGCAAACATCCTGCGCACCGACATACACGCCCACCGGCCCCTGCCCGACGACTCCGACCTCGGCCGGGCGATCGCCGTCCTCGCCCGAGCCCAGCAGGACGCGCTGTGGAATCGGCAGCAGACCGCCAACCAGCTCCGCTCCCTGCTGCGCGAGTACTGCCCCGCCGCCCTGGACGCCTTCGCTACCTGGACCAACGGCCTGTGCCGCCCCGAGGCACGCGAACTGCTCAAGACCGCCCCGACCCCGACACGGGCCAGGCGACTGACTCGCAGCCAACTCCAGGCCACCCTCAAGCGCGCCGGACGCCAGCGCGGCATCGAGGCCGAAGCCGACCGCCTCCGCGACGTCTTCCGCGCCAAGGGCGCCCACCAGCCGCCGCTCGTCGAAGACGCCCTCGGCCAGCAGAGGCTCACCCTCCTCCTCCAGCTCGACGCCGCCTGCACGGCCGCCGACCAGCTCGCCAAGGCGGTGGAAGAAGCGTTCCCCCAGCACCCGGACGCCGAGATCCTGCTGAGCTTCCCCGGACTCGGCATCCAGCTCGCCGCCCGGATGCTCGCTGAGATCGGGGACGACCGCACCCGCTTCGCCGACGCCCGCGGGCTGAAGGCATACGCGGGCTCCTCGCCCATCACCCGCGCCTCCGGCAAGAAGTCGAGCATCACGCGCCGGCGGGTGAAGAACGACCGCCTCAGCCACGCCGGATACCCGTGGGCCTTCTCCGCTCCCAACGGATCGCCCGGGGCCAAGGCCCACTATCGTCGGCGCCGCGACGAGCACGGAGACTGGCACGCGGCCGCCCTGCGGAACCTGTTCAACCGCATGCTCGGACAGCTCTACCACTGCCTTCAACGACGCGAGTTGTTCGACGAACGCACCGCTTTCCCCACCGAACTCGCCCATGCCGCTTGA
- a CDS encoding keywimysin-related RiPP, which translates to MKKAYEAPTLVRLGTFRKRTGLLQRNGNDRLIFSKN; encoded by the coding sequence ATGAAGAAGGCGTACGAAGCCCCGACCCTCGTCCGGCTCGGCACGTTCCGTAAGCGGACCGGTCTCTTGCAGCGCAACGGCAACGACCGTCTGATCTTCAGCAAGAACTAA
- a CDS encoding lasso peptide isopeptide bond-forming cyclase → MPTSYETGGVGPGDAHFAVLPDCADAVAAARSFRRPEARTLAHPSGRPWLVGRWSDQEIVTAHAGWAAIAVVGCCPVGPDELKGYASRLRDLTELDALARRLSGSFHLVAALDGRQRVQGTASGLRLVFHAAVDGVRVAATSADELAAAIGEEPDEERLAVRLLWPAPYPLSETSLWRGVTAVPPEDALIVAPDGRTARHSRWWTPPDPVRSLAENAPLVREALSDAVDARTSAGGVVSCDLSGGLDSTSVCFLAARSPAHVVASTWPGRDPADSDLYWAQKAAGFLPDVEHVIWDADESPLVYDDLLAVDDLIDEPTIGVMDRSRVLHHLPALGQRGSRLHLTGIGGDHVAWCSEAYYHRLIRTRPLLALRHLRGFRTLFHWPLGATARALADSRSYGQWLAHAGRQLREAKAPPVSGTLGWGSPPRLFDWITPETARIVGRALRDAAESAQPLHPDRGMHADLEQIRVCTRIVRQWDRMAARAGVPMASPFFDDRVIEACLAVNPVERVTPWAYKPLLTAAMRQIVPDVCLERANKAQASMDATNGLRERRGDLMELWEDSHLARLGLVDGRALMELARRPSTPGLNEGNLYSTIACEVWLRSLSRKRREVSSG, encoded by the coding sequence ATGCCTACGTCGTATGAGACGGGGGGAGTGGGCCCCGGTGACGCGCACTTCGCGGTCCTTCCGGACTGCGCGGACGCGGTCGCCGCGGCCCGCTCCTTCCGCCGTCCAGAAGCCAGGACTCTGGCGCATCCCTCGGGCCGGCCGTGGCTGGTCGGCCGGTGGAGCGACCAGGAAATCGTTACCGCGCACGCCGGGTGGGCCGCCATCGCCGTGGTGGGTTGCTGCCCGGTCGGCCCGGACGAACTCAAGGGGTACGCAAGCCGGTTACGGGACCTCACCGAACTCGACGCACTGGCCCGAAGGCTCTCCGGCAGCTTCCACCTCGTCGCCGCGCTCGACGGACGGCAGCGCGTGCAGGGGACCGCGTCCGGTCTGCGCCTCGTCTTCCACGCGGCCGTCGACGGCGTGCGGGTTGCCGCCACCAGTGCCGATGAGCTCGCCGCCGCGATCGGCGAGGAGCCGGACGAAGAACGGCTGGCCGTACGGCTGTTGTGGCCGGCGCCCTACCCGCTGTCGGAGACTTCGCTCTGGCGCGGCGTGACGGCCGTGCCGCCCGAGGACGCGCTGATCGTCGCGCCGGACGGGCGGACGGCTCGGCACTCGCGCTGGTGGACTCCGCCCGACCCGGTGCGCTCCCTGGCCGAGAACGCGCCCCTGGTGCGGGAGGCGCTGTCGGATGCCGTCGATGCCCGTACGAGCGCGGGCGGCGTGGTCAGTTGCGACCTGTCCGGCGGTCTGGACTCCACCTCCGTCTGCTTCCTGGCAGCGCGGTCACCGGCCCATGTGGTGGCCAGCACCTGGCCCGGCCGCGACCCCGCCGACTCCGACCTGTACTGGGCGCAGAAGGCCGCCGGCTTCCTCCCGGACGTCGAGCACGTGATCTGGGACGCCGACGAATCCCCGCTGGTGTACGACGACCTGCTGGCGGTCGACGACCTCATCGACGAGCCGACCATCGGCGTCATGGACCGGTCACGCGTCCTGCACCACTTGCCGGCGCTGGGGCAACGAGGCAGTCGGCTGCATCTCACCGGCATCGGAGGCGACCACGTCGCGTGGTGCTCCGAAGCCTATTACCACCGGCTCATCCGTACCCGCCCGCTGCTCGCCCTCCGGCACCTGCGCGGCTTCCGGACCCTGTTCCACTGGCCGCTGGGCGCCACCGCGCGCGCCCTGGCCGACTCCCGGTCGTACGGCCAGTGGCTCGCGCACGCCGGCCGACAGCTGCGCGAAGCGAAGGCACCGCCCGTCAGCGGGACCCTCGGCTGGGGGTCACCACCGCGCCTGTTCGACTGGATCACCCCCGAGACGGCACGCATCGTCGGGCGGGCCCTGCGCGACGCGGCCGAGAGCGCCCAACCGCTCCACCCCGACCGGGGCATGCACGCCGACCTCGAGCAGATCCGCGTCTGCACGAGGATCGTCCGGCAGTGGGACCGGATGGCCGCCCGCGCGGGCGTGCCCATGGCCTCACCGTTCTTCGACGACCGGGTGATCGAGGCGTGCCTGGCCGTCAACCCCGTCGAGCGCGTCACGCCCTGGGCGTACAAGCCCCTGCTGACCGCCGCCATGCGGCAGATCGTGCCGGACGTGTGCCTGGAGCGCGCCAACAAAGCGCAGGCGTCCATGGACGCCACCAACGGGTTGCGCGAACGACGCGGCGATCTCATGGAGTTGTGGGAGGACTCGCACCTGGCCCGGCTCGGCCTGGTGGACGGCCGTGCATTGATGGAGCTGGCCCGGCGGCCGTCCACACCCGGTCTGAATGAGGGGAACTTGTATTCGACGATCGCCTGCGAAGTCTGGCTGCGAAGCCTTTCGCGTAAGAGGCGAGAGGTTTCCAGCGGCTGA
- a CDS encoding lasso peptide biosynthesis PqqD family chaperone produces MALRFASDITTAETDYGTVLLDQRNGHYWELNPTGTLVVRTLLEGGEEADAVDAVIAEFDIDRSQATQDVAALIESLRTSGLTA; encoded by the coding sequence ATGGCACTGCGTTTCGCCTCTGACATCACCACTGCGGAGACCGATTACGGCACCGTTCTGCTCGACCAGCGGAACGGTCACTACTGGGAGCTCAACCCCACCGGCACGCTGGTGGTCCGGACACTGCTCGAAGGCGGCGAGGAAGCGGACGCCGTCGACGCGGTCATCGCCGAGTTCGACATCGACCGCTCCCAGGCCACGCAAGACGTCGCGGCACTCATCGAGTCGCTGCGGACCTCGGGGCTGACCGCATGA
- a CDS encoding lasso peptide biosynthesis B2 protein has product MTTPSALTRPTGVPLARRLVARLVFIAAVLLSFLPPRRIRAVLEAVRHGAAPASAAQAKSARDAMCAVSLLCAGPRGCLPRSLGTALLCRLGGTWPTWCTGVGKVPPFMAHAWVEIDGRLVGEGVPDDYFNRLLTVPPVRRATR; this is encoded by the coding sequence ATGACGACACCGAGTGCGCTGACGCGGCCTACGGGTGTCCCGCTTGCCCGGCGGCTGGTCGCGCGGCTCGTCTTCATCGCCGCCGTTCTTCTGTCCTTCCTGCCCCCGCGCCGGATCCGGGCGGTGCTCGAAGCCGTACGCCACGGTGCGGCGCCCGCCTCCGCCGCACAGGCCAAGTCCGCACGGGACGCGATGTGCGCCGTCAGCCTTCTGTGTGCCGGCCCCCGCGGCTGCCTTCCGCGCTCCCTGGGCACCGCGCTGCTGTGCCGGCTCGGGGGAACCTGGCCGACCTGGTGCACCGGGGTGGGCAAGGTGCCCCCGTTCATGGCACACGCCTGGGTGGAGATCGACGGCCGGCTGGTGGGCGAAGGAGTACCGGACGACTACTTCAACCGCCTGCTGACCGTCCCTCCGGTACGGCGGGCGACTCGGTGA